Proteins encoded in a region of the Pelmatolapia mariae isolate MD_Pm_ZW linkage group LG16_19, Pm_UMD_F_2, whole genome shotgun sequence genome:
- the rbm25a gene encoding RNA-binding protein 25 isoform X2, which yields MSYPPPINRQQIGIPQLPPRIPPPQYAGFAPAVPPGTPMIPVHMGVVTPTPTVLVPATVAVAQKPMTPKKEPGTIRAKDTEDGGGPTTTVFVGNISEKASDMLVRQLLAKCGIVLSWKRVQGASGKLQAFGFCEYKEPESTLRALRLLHELLLGDKKLLVKVDAKTKAQLDEWKAKKRSANGGVGGSGKNGDEDEEEVLDEETLRRDQAVKGAIDVLIREYASELNAPSQDPDSQPRIKKRKEKKEEDINAMEMEDDKRDLISREISKFRDTHKKLEEEKGKKEKERLELERERRERDKERERERERRDREKEKERERERDKERERDRDRDRERERDRERERTKERERERSRDVSEARSRSRERSRDDKKRDREEDEEDMYERRRLERRLRDKEAAYQERLKNWEVRERKKARDYSKDAEREEERRREMMKEAKRLKEFLEDYDDDRDDPKYYRGSALQKRLRDREKEIELDERDRKREKEELEEIRQRLLAEGHPDPDAELQRMEEEAERRRQPPLKLEPEEDVNQEKTHKEREKRGSGRPVEPEPQVPPQHSDDDVEEADEDDYRDGEDSQEAKPQLKPAMRPITTAPSVSSASGNVTPNTPGNESLCGIIIPGENTPEVQPPEEHRPKIGLSLKLGATNSPSQLSAGKRKKLATVDSVFNKFDEEEADEQPRKRKLVPLDYGDDEKSLGLDGAEISGAKGSINTEEKRKHIKSLIEKIPTARPELFSYPLDWAMVDSTLMDRRIRPWINKKIIEYIGEEEATLVDFVCSKVMAHSTPQGILDDVAMVLDEEAEVFIVKMWRLLIYETEAKKIGLVK from the exons ATGTCGTATCCTCCTCCGATAAACCGCCAGCAGATTGGTATCCCACAGTTACCACCCAGGATCCCCCCTCCACAGTATGCAGGCTTTGCTCCTGCAGTCCCGCCAG gGACTCCTATGATACCGGTTCATATGGGTGTAGTGACCCCCACACCCACA GTGCTCGTTCCAGCCACAGTTGCTGTAGCACAGAAGCCGATGACTCCGAAGAAAGAGCCTGGCACGATCAGAGCCAAGGATACGGAGGACGGTGGCGGCCCCACCACCACTGTATTTGTGGGGAACATTTCTGAAAAGGCATCTGACATGTTGGTCAGGCAGCTTCTGGCT AAATGTGGTATTGTTCTAAGCTGGAAAAGGGTCCAGGGTGCCTCTGGGAAACTTCAAG CTTTTGGTTTCTGTGAGTATAAGGAGCCTGAATCCACGCTGCGAGCCCTCAGACTCCTGCATGAGTTGCTCTTGGGTGATAAGAAGCTGTTGGTGAAGGTCGATGCCAAGACTAAGGCTCAGCTAGATGAGTGGAAGGCCAAGAAGAGGAGTGCAAATGGG GGAGTCGGTGGCAGCGGGAAAAACGGGGATGAAGACGAGGAGGAGGTTCTTGATGAAGAAACCCTGCGTAGAGACCAGGCTGTGAAGGGGGCAATAGATGTCCTCATCCGAGAGTATGCAAGTGAGCTTAATGCTCCCTCACAGGATCCTGACAGTCAGCCTCGCATCAAGAAGcggaaagagaagaaagaggag GATATCAATGCCATGGAGATGGAGGATGACAAGAGAGACTTGATTTCCAGAGAGATCAGTAAATTCCGGGACACACACAAG AAATTGGAGGaggaaaaaggcaaaaaagaaaaggaacgCCTGGAGctggagagagaaaggagggagagagacaaagagcGGGAGCGGGAGAGGGAGCGCCGCGATCGcgagaaagagaaggaaagggagagagagagggacaagGAGCGGGAAAGAGACCGGGATCGTGACCGTGAGCGAGAGAGGGATCGTGAACGCGAGAGGACGAAGGAgcgggagagggagaggagtcGAGATGTCAGTGAAGCTCGCAGCAGATCGAG aGAGAGGTCTAGAGACGATAAAAAACGAGACCGCgaagaagatgaggaggacATGTATGAGCGGCGGAGACTTGAGAGGAGGCTTAGAGATAAGGAAGCAGCTTATCAAGAA CGCCTGAAAAACTGGGAGGTCCGAGAGAGGAAGAAGGCCCGTGACTACAGCAAAGATGCTGAGCGAGAAGAAGAGAGGCGTCGTGAAATG ATGAAAGAAGCCAAAAGGCTCAAAGAGTTCCTTGAAGACTATGATGATGACAGGGACGACCCAAAATACTACAG gggcaGCGCATTGCAGAAGCGTCTTCGTGACAGAGAAAAGGAGATCGAGTTGGATGAACGTGACCGGaagagggagaaggaggagctggaggaaaTTAGACAAAGACTTCTCGCTGAGGGTCACCCTGATCCTGATGCTGAATTACAGAGA atggaggaggaagcagagcgCAGACGACAGCCACCTCTGAAACTTGAACCGGAGGAGGATGTGAACCAGGAGAAAACTCACAAGGAGCGAGAGAAGAGGGGGTCCGGAAGGCCTGTGGAGCCAGAGCCTCAAGTTCCCCCGCAGCATTCAGATGACGATGTGGAAGAGGCAGATGAAGATGATTACCGCGATGGCGAGGACTCACAAGAAGCCAAGCCGCAACTCAAACCCGCCATGCGACCAATCACAACTGCTCCCTCTGTGTCCTCTGCCAGTGGAAACGTTACTCCAAACACCCCCGGAAATGAGTCTCTTTGTGGCATCATAATTCCAGGCGAGAACACTCCAGAGGTCCAACCTCCAGAGGAACACCGGCCCAAGATTGGCCTCAGCCTCAAGCTGG GTGCCACCAACAGTCCGAGTCAGCTCAGCGCAGGAAAGCGAAAGAAATTAGCAACTGTGGACAGTGTTTTCAACAAGTTTGACGAAGAGGAGGCAGATGAGCAGCCTCGCAAAAGGAAACTGGTTCCACTGGACTATGGTGATGATGAAAAGAGTCTGGGGCTCGATGGAGCAGAAATTTCAGGGGCCAAAGGCAGCATTAACACAGAGGAGAAACGGAAACACATAAAAAGCCTTATAGAGAAGATCCCCACTGCCAGGCCAGAGCTCTTCTCCTATCCTTTGGACTGGGCAATGGTTGATTCG ACTCTGATGGATCGCCGCATTAGACCGTGGATTAATAAGAAGATTATAGAGTACATTGGAGAGGAGGAAGCTACATTGGTTGATTTTGTCTGCTCCAAG gTAATGGCGCATAGCACTCCTCAGGGTATTCTTGATGATGTTGCTATG GTTCttgatgaagaagcagaagTCTTCATAGTAAAAATGTGGAGGTTACTGATATATGAAACAGAAGCAAAGAAGATTGGACTGGTCAAATAA
- the rbm25a gene encoding RNA-binding protein 25 isoform X1: protein MSYPPPINRQQIGIPQLPPRIPPPQYAGFAPAVPPGTPMIPVHMGVVTPTPTVLVPATVAVAQKPMTPKKEPGTIRAKDTEDGGGPTTTVFVGNISEKASDMLVRQLLAKCGIVLSWKRVQGASGKLQAFGFCEYKEPESTLRALRLLHELLLGDKKLLVKVDAKTKAQLDEWKAKKRSANGGVGGSGKNGDEDEEEVLDEETLRRDQAVKGAIDVLIREYASELNAPSQDPDSQPRIKKRKEKKEEEDINAMEMEDDKRDLISREISKFRDTHKKLEEEKGKKEKERLELERERRERDKERERERERRDREKEKERERERDKERERDRDRDRERERDRERERTKERERERSRDVSEARSRSRERSRDDKKRDREEDEEDMYERRRLERRLRDKEAAYQERLKNWEVRERKKARDYSKDAEREEERRREMMKEAKRLKEFLEDYDDDRDDPKYYRGSALQKRLRDREKEIELDERDRKREKEELEEIRQRLLAEGHPDPDAELQRMEEEAERRRQPPLKLEPEEDVNQEKTHKEREKRGSGRPVEPEPQVPPQHSDDDVEEADEDDYRDGEDSQEAKPQLKPAMRPITTAPSVSSASGNVTPNTPGNESLCGIIIPGENTPEVQPPEEHRPKIGLSLKLGATNSPSQLSAGKRKKLATVDSVFNKFDEEEADEQPRKRKLVPLDYGDDEKSLGLDGAEISGAKGSINTEEKRKHIKSLIEKIPTARPELFSYPLDWAMVDSTLMDRRIRPWINKKIIEYIGEEEATLVDFVCSKVMAHSTPQGILDDVAMVLDEEAEVFIVKMWRLLIYETEAKKIGLVK, encoded by the exons ATGTCGTATCCTCCTCCGATAAACCGCCAGCAGATTGGTATCCCACAGTTACCACCCAGGATCCCCCCTCCACAGTATGCAGGCTTTGCTCCTGCAGTCCCGCCAG gGACTCCTATGATACCGGTTCATATGGGTGTAGTGACCCCCACACCCACA GTGCTCGTTCCAGCCACAGTTGCTGTAGCACAGAAGCCGATGACTCCGAAGAAAGAGCCTGGCACGATCAGAGCCAAGGATACGGAGGACGGTGGCGGCCCCACCACCACTGTATTTGTGGGGAACATTTCTGAAAAGGCATCTGACATGTTGGTCAGGCAGCTTCTGGCT AAATGTGGTATTGTTCTAAGCTGGAAAAGGGTCCAGGGTGCCTCTGGGAAACTTCAAG CTTTTGGTTTCTGTGAGTATAAGGAGCCTGAATCCACGCTGCGAGCCCTCAGACTCCTGCATGAGTTGCTCTTGGGTGATAAGAAGCTGTTGGTGAAGGTCGATGCCAAGACTAAGGCTCAGCTAGATGAGTGGAAGGCCAAGAAGAGGAGTGCAAATGGG GGAGTCGGTGGCAGCGGGAAAAACGGGGATGAAGACGAGGAGGAGGTTCTTGATGAAGAAACCCTGCGTAGAGACCAGGCTGTGAAGGGGGCAATAGATGTCCTCATCCGAGAGTATGCAAGTGAGCTTAATGCTCCCTCACAGGATCCTGACAGTCAGCCTCGCATCAAGAAGcggaaagagaagaaagaggag GAGGATATCAATGCCATGGAGATGGAGGATGACAAGAGAGACTTGATTTCCAGAGAGATCAGTAAATTCCGGGACACACACAAG AAATTGGAGGaggaaaaaggcaaaaaagaaaaggaacgCCTGGAGctggagagagaaaggagggagagagacaaagagcGGGAGCGGGAGAGGGAGCGCCGCGATCGcgagaaagagaaggaaagggagagagagagggacaagGAGCGGGAAAGAGACCGGGATCGTGACCGTGAGCGAGAGAGGGATCGTGAACGCGAGAGGACGAAGGAgcgggagagggagaggagtcGAGATGTCAGTGAAGCTCGCAGCAGATCGAG aGAGAGGTCTAGAGACGATAAAAAACGAGACCGCgaagaagatgaggaggacATGTATGAGCGGCGGAGACTTGAGAGGAGGCTTAGAGATAAGGAAGCAGCTTATCAAGAA CGCCTGAAAAACTGGGAGGTCCGAGAGAGGAAGAAGGCCCGTGACTACAGCAAAGATGCTGAGCGAGAAGAAGAGAGGCGTCGTGAAATG ATGAAAGAAGCCAAAAGGCTCAAAGAGTTCCTTGAAGACTATGATGATGACAGGGACGACCCAAAATACTACAG gggcaGCGCATTGCAGAAGCGTCTTCGTGACAGAGAAAAGGAGATCGAGTTGGATGAACGTGACCGGaagagggagaaggaggagctggaggaaaTTAGACAAAGACTTCTCGCTGAGGGTCACCCTGATCCTGATGCTGAATTACAGAGA atggaggaggaagcagagcgCAGACGACAGCCACCTCTGAAACTTGAACCGGAGGAGGATGTGAACCAGGAGAAAACTCACAAGGAGCGAGAGAAGAGGGGGTCCGGAAGGCCTGTGGAGCCAGAGCCTCAAGTTCCCCCGCAGCATTCAGATGACGATGTGGAAGAGGCAGATGAAGATGATTACCGCGATGGCGAGGACTCACAAGAAGCCAAGCCGCAACTCAAACCCGCCATGCGACCAATCACAACTGCTCCCTCTGTGTCCTCTGCCAGTGGAAACGTTACTCCAAACACCCCCGGAAATGAGTCTCTTTGTGGCATCATAATTCCAGGCGAGAACACTCCAGAGGTCCAACCTCCAGAGGAACACCGGCCCAAGATTGGCCTCAGCCTCAAGCTGG GTGCCACCAACAGTCCGAGTCAGCTCAGCGCAGGAAAGCGAAAGAAATTAGCAACTGTGGACAGTGTTTTCAACAAGTTTGACGAAGAGGAGGCAGATGAGCAGCCTCGCAAAAGGAAACTGGTTCCACTGGACTATGGTGATGATGAAAAGAGTCTGGGGCTCGATGGAGCAGAAATTTCAGGGGCCAAAGGCAGCATTAACACAGAGGAGAAACGGAAACACATAAAAAGCCTTATAGAGAAGATCCCCACTGCCAGGCCAGAGCTCTTCTCCTATCCTTTGGACTGGGCAATGGTTGATTCG ACTCTGATGGATCGCCGCATTAGACCGTGGATTAATAAGAAGATTATAGAGTACATTGGAGAGGAGGAAGCTACATTGGTTGATTTTGTCTGCTCCAAG gTAATGGCGCATAGCACTCCTCAGGGTATTCTTGATGATGTTGCTATG GTTCttgatgaagaagcagaagTCTTCATAGTAAAAATGTGGAGGTTACTGATATATGAAACAGAAGCAAAGAAGATTGGACTGGTCAAATAA